The following proteins come from a genomic window of Pseudomonas sp. WJP1:
- the cyoD gene encoding cytochrome o ubiquinol oxidase subunit IV, protein MANAHSHGHDDAGHGSYKSYAIGFILSVILTAIPFGLVMYPTLPKSITLLIVLAFAIVQVLVHLVYFLHLDRSAAQRNNVIAFVFAAIVIVLLVGLSLWIMFSIHTFMMAK, encoded by the coding sequence ATGGCTAATGCACATTCTCATGGCCACGACGATGCCGGTCACGGCAGCTACAAGTCGTACGCCATCGGTTTCATCCTGTCGGTGATCCTGACCGCCATTCCATTCGGCCTGGTGATGTACCCGACGCTGCCGAAGTCGATCACCCTGTTGATCGTCCTCGCGTTCGCGATCGTCCAGGTGCTGGTGCACCTGGTGTACTTCCTGCACCTGGACCGTTCGGCCGCGCAGCGTAACAACGTGATTGCGTTTGTGTTCGCCGCGATCGTGATCGTCCTGCTGGTTGGCCTGTCGTTGTGGATCATGTTCAGCATCCACACGTTCATGATGGCGAAGTGA
- the cyoE gene encoding heme o synthase, producing MSLKHFIQITKPGIIFGNVLSVAGGFFLASKGHVDLAIFLAAMIGTSLVVASGCVFNNCIDRDIDLKMERTKNRVLVQGLISLKLALIYATVLGVAGVALLYKVANPLAALFAVIGFVIYVGFYSLYLKRKSVHGTLVGSLSGAMPPVIGYVAVSNTFDMAALTLLVMFSLWQMPHSYAIAIFRFNDYLAASIPVLPVKRGIQVAKKHILIYILAFLVATLMLTFSGYAGMSYLAVAAAMGMYWLYMAWTGYKAVDDTVWARKLFVFSIFTITALSVMMSLDFKVPTELLLTYAP from the coding sequence ATGTCCCTCAAGCACTTTATCCAAATCACCAAACCGGGGATCATTTTCGGTAACGTGCTTTCTGTGGCAGGCGGATTTTTCCTGGCCTCCAAAGGGCATGTCGATCTGGCCATCTTCCTGGCCGCCATGATCGGCACGTCCCTGGTGGTTGCCTCCGGTTGCGTGTTCAACAACTGCATCGACCGCGACATCGACCTGAAGATGGAACGCACCAAGAACCGTGTGCTGGTCCAGGGCCTCATCTCCCTGAAACTGGCCCTGATCTATGCGACCGTCCTGGGTGTCGCCGGCGTTGCACTGTTGTACAAGGTGGCCAACCCGTTGGCCGCCCTGTTCGCAGTCATCGGCTTCGTGATCTACGTCGGCTTCTACAGCCTGTACCTCAAGCGCAAGTCGGTTCACGGCACGCTGGTGGGCAGCCTGTCGGGCGCCATGCCGCCGGTGATCGGCTACGTCGCGGTGAGCAACACCTTCGACATGGCCGCGCTGACCCTGCTGGTGATGTTCAGCCTGTGGCAGATGCCGCATTCCTACGCCATCGCGATTTTCCGCTTCAACGATTACCTGGCTGCATCGATCCCGGTGCTGCCAGTGAAGCGCGGAATCCAGGTGGCCAAGAAGCACATCCTGATCTACATCCTGGCCTTCCTCGTGGCGACCTTGATGCTGACCTTCAGCGGCTATGCCGGCATGAGCTACCTCGCTGTCGCCGCGGCCATGGGCATGTACTGGTTGTACATGGCCTGGACCGGCTACAAGGCAGTGGATGACACGGTCTGGGCACGCAAGCTGTTCGTGTTCTCGATCTTCACCATTACCGCGTTGAGCGTGATGATGTCCCTGGACTTCAAAGTGCCGACCGAGTTGCTGCTGACGTACGCGCCTTAA
- a CDS encoding DUF3077 domain-containing protein, with protein sequence MTNPQDLKTIGLTPFSYHANEPLFRINAGVPVTSAVSHASDLLHLAKLLASDAAMVRDSDRHAWASHFLQDMSKAIIDDVVKVLDAPCNNRA encoded by the coding sequence ATGACCAATCCCCAAGACCTCAAAACCATCGGCCTCACCCCCTTCTCCTATCACGCCAACGAACCGCTTTTCCGCATCAACGCCGGTGTCCCGGTCACCTCCGCCGTCTCCCACGCCTCAGACCTGCTCCACCTCGCCAAACTACTGGCCTCAGACGCCGCCATGGTCCGCGACTCCGACCGACACGCCTGGGCATCGCATTTCCTGCAAGACATGAGCAAGGCAATCATTGACGACGTGGTGAAGGTGCTCGACGCACCGTGTAACAACCGCGCGTAA
- a CDS encoding aminotransferase-like domain-containing protein, producing the protein MQAQRAVIAAIEFQPGVPLVQQIVDQLTVAISKGGLPHGSRLPPIRELSDLMHVGKSTVVDALDRLRAKGLVVSRQGSGHYVHRSNTSVQSNAGPDLLPQDTLSVVRRAVLLDNGALRPGAGFLPSSWLPAEELLKAVRGTLRATTLRMGEYGNASGYLPLRQALRVKMATLGIEAPVEQIITTANTVQAIDMLMRLLVKPGDTVLLDDPCYFTMHTNLAWHGAKVITIRRDCDGMDLDALEQLLIAHRPVLYLTNNALHNPTGHSFTSAQVYRLLELSHRYNFHILEDDLYCDMQQRRTPRLAASGLDNVSYVSGFSKTLTANSRVSFAVLSPQLAARMVTLKMACGGMTSEMAEQIICTMLSDGSYAKHMRRTVDRLYESNSRVAAWLGEAGCSVSSLPGEGLYIWTRLPDGFDAETLARKGLEIDLVLAPGTMLSKAADGNQFLRFNVAHSDHVQVRERFFRLLDKPHK; encoded by the coding sequence ATGCAGGCTCAGCGAGCAGTGATCGCCGCTATCGAGTTCCAGCCGGGTGTGCCGCTGGTGCAGCAGATCGTCGATCAGTTGACGGTGGCGATCAGCAAGGGCGGCCTGCCCCACGGCTCGAGGCTGCCACCGATTCGCGAACTCTCCGACCTGATGCACGTGGGCAAGTCCACGGTGGTCGACGCCCTCGACCGCTTGCGCGCCAAGGGCCTGGTGGTGTCACGCCAGGGCTCGGGGCATTACGTGCACCGTTCCAACACCAGCGTCCAGAGCAACGCCGGCCCCGACCTGCTGCCCCAGGACACGCTCAGCGTGGTCCGCCGCGCGGTACTGCTGGACAATGGCGCGCTGCGCCCAGGGGCCGGTTTTTTGCCGTCCTCATGGTTGCCTGCCGAAGAACTGCTCAAGGCCGTGCGCGGCACCCTTCGCGCAACCACCCTGCGCATGGGCGAATACGGCAACGCCAGCGGTTACCTGCCACTGCGTCAGGCATTGCGGGTGAAAATGGCGACCCTGGGCATCGAAGCGCCGGTCGAGCAGATCATCACCACCGCCAACACCGTACAGGCCATCGACATGCTGATGCGCCTGCTGGTCAAACCCGGCGACACGGTGCTGCTCGATGACCCCTGTTACTTCACGATGCACACCAACCTGGCCTGGCACGGCGCCAAGGTCATCACCATCCGCCGCGATTGCGACGGCATGGACCTGGATGCCCTGGAGCAGTTGCTGATCGCCCACCGTCCCGTGCTCTACCTGACCAACAATGCCCTGCACAACCCGACCGGGCACTCGTTCACCTCGGCGCAGGTCTACCGCTTGCTGGAGTTGAGCCATCGCTACAATTTCCACATTCTCGAAGACGACCTGTACTGCGACATGCAGCAACGCCGCACCCCACGCCTGGCCGCGAGCGGGCTGGACAACGTCTCCTACGTCTCGGGATTCTCCAAGACCCTGACCGCCAACAGCCGCGTCAGCTTCGCGGTGCTGTCACCACAACTGGCGGCGCGGATGGTGACCCTGAAAATGGCCTGCGGCGGCATGACCTCGGAAATGGCCGAACAGATCATCTGCACCATGCTCAGCGATGGCAGCTACGCCAAGCACATGCGCCGCACCGTGGACCGGCTCTACGAGTCGAACAGCCGGGTGGCGGCGTGGCTGGGGGAAGCCGGGTGTTCGGTGTCTTCACTGCCTGGCGAAGGGCTGTATATCTGGACGCGATTGCCCGATGGATTCGATGCCGAAACCCTGGCCAGAAAGGGTCTGGAAATCGACCTGGTGCTGGCGCCGGGAACCATGCTCAGCAAGGCGGCGGATGGCAATCAGTTTTTGCGCTTCAACGTGGCGCACAGTGATCATGTGCAGGTGCGGGAGCGGTTTTTCCGGTTGCTGGACAAGCCGCACAAATAG
- a CDS encoding ATP-grasp domain-containing protein, which yields MNTTSCVVVVGYNGSRVHDIQKLRDLCKSLYDARLILLVEQVQPHDDQVADHVCSTSLAEQDVAASLELVVGCLKADRWKLIGVLPFSDRGVLLGAALASHFGLPGISPAEARAGLDKQIFRQLEASATAAPEDYRPVVSSRIESLPELRQRVIELGGKAFIKPACEGASRGCRVIRHPSECDEAWHALKPYREGGIVLEELIQNAREYSWDSVAGSTWITEKTTTDGAYRAEIQQVVPAPLAPEVQARLLAAGQHMAGLVSQDNGAWHNEVFYRANHRTSAVETNMRPGGMHIWDLARQAFVDFDPWERWVRWAVEGQVESQEPVPRGYCGIRLLRATTGGILRDVPDIQALAHSLGIELLESVVSKRIGESVSALVKDNFSFIGHIVLFNEDYAQLSNDLLRLAEAVESSIGITSLAPSARVFS from the coding sequence ATGAATACGACTTCATGCGTAGTCGTGGTGGGGTACAACGGTAGTCGGGTTCACGATATCCAGAAGCTGCGCGATCTGTGCAAGTCGCTGTACGACGCCAGGCTGATCCTGCTGGTCGAGCAGGTCCAGCCCCATGACGACCAGGTGGCGGATCACGTCTGCAGCACTTCACTGGCCGAGCAGGACGTGGCGGCCTCCCTCGAATTGGTGGTGGGGTGCCTGAAGGCCGATCGCTGGAAGCTGATTGGCGTGCTGCCGTTTTCTGACCGTGGCGTGTTGCTCGGTGCGGCGCTGGCCAGTCATTTCGGCTTGCCCGGTATTTCGCCTGCCGAGGCCCGGGCGGGGTTGGACAAACAGATTTTCCGCCAGCTCGAAGCGTCGGCCACCGCGGCGCCCGAAGACTACCGGCCGGTGGTTTCCAGCCGTATCGAGAGCCTGCCGGAACTGCGTCAGCGTGTGATCGAACTGGGTGGCAAGGCATTCATCAAGCCAGCCTGCGAAGGTGCCAGCCGAGGCTGCCGCGTCATCCGTCACCCGTCCGAATGCGACGAGGCATGGCATGCGCTCAAGCCCTACCGCGAGGGTGGCATCGTGCTTGAGGAGCTGATCCAGAACGCCCGGGAATACAGCTGGGACTCTGTCGCCGGAAGCACCTGGATCACCGAAAAAACCACCACCGACGGTGCCTACCGCGCCGAGATCCAGCAAGTGGTGCCCGCACCGTTGGCGCCTGAGGTGCAGGCTCGACTGTTGGCTGCCGGCCAGCACATGGCGGGGCTGGTTTCCCAGGACAACGGTGCCTGGCACAACGAAGTGTTCTACAGGGCCAATCATCGCACCTCGGCCGTTGAAACCAACATGCGCCCTGGTGGCATGCACATCTGGGACCTGGCGCGCCAGGCGTTCGTCGATTTCGACCCGTGGGAGCGTTGGGTCCGCTGGGCCGTGGAAGGCCAGGTCGAGAGCCAGGAACCGGTGCCCCGGGGCTACTGCGGCATACGCCTGCTGCGGGCGACCACGGGCGGCATCCTGCGAGATGTGCCGGACATCCAGGCCCTGGCCCACTCGCTGGGCATCGAGCTGCTGGAGTCGGTGGTGAGCAAGCGCATCGGCGAATCGGTCAGCGCCCTGGTGAAGGACAACTTCTCGTTTATCGGCCACATCGTGTTGTTCAACGAAGACTACGCGCAGCTCAGCAATGACCTGTTGCGCCTGGCCGAGGCCGTTGAATCAAGCATCGGGATCACCAGCCTGGCGCCTTCTGCAAGGGTGTTTTCTTGA
- a CDS encoding RidA family protein produces MIEHMTCDERFIALAKEFDYDIYGENSAGGHYAPLIRHHDELYISGMVPRVNGKIQYPGRVGLDLDMADAQAAASLCAMRGLALIVDAIGSLDKIKSLIRVTVYVKSTADFVDLSEVANGASDVFSHVLGDAGKHTRSTVGVYQLPKNAAVEVDMIVALRPSAL; encoded by the coding sequence ATGATTGAGCACATGACCTGTGACGAGCGCTTCATCGCGCTGGCGAAGGAATTCGACTACGACATCTACGGTGAAAACAGCGCAGGCGGGCATTACGCGCCGCTGATCCGCCACCACGACGAGCTGTATATCAGCGGCATGGTGCCGCGGGTGAACGGCAAGATCCAATACCCCGGCCGGGTCGGCCTGGACCTCGACATGGCGGATGCGCAAGCGGCCGCCAGCCTCTGCGCGATGCGCGGCTTGGCGTTGATCGTCGACGCCATCGGTTCGCTGGACAAGATCAAGTCGCTGATAAGGGTCACGGTGTATGTGAAATCCACCGCGGATTTTGTCGACCTCAGCGAAGTGGCCAACGGCGCCTCGGATGTGTTCAGTCACGTACTGGGCGATGCTGGTAAACATACGCGCTCGACCGTCGGTGTTTATCAATTGCCGAAAAACGCGGCAGTGGAAGTGGACATGATCGTGGCGTTGCGACCTTCTGCGTTATAA
- a CDS encoding cupin domain-containing protein gives MNNVQGAFFSYKDFRQSLVRQPIKPRVWKDVELTGIRQSLEASDVDIVALAHDNSLDGCSLTPGMAVSMQWLIPGTQLHGHDHAWWHLFIIQCGNGTLTLGDAEAVGVGSGDVLLVPAWTRHGFVNTSATEPLAMLNISNMPQALLLANCTDNVGLIPRQL, from the coding sequence ATGAATAACGTTCAGGGTGCATTCTTTTCCTATAAGGACTTTCGCCAAAGTCTGGTTCGTCAGCCGATTAAACCACGGGTTTGGAAGGATGTTGAACTAACGGGGATACGTCAGAGCCTTGAGGCCAGCGATGTCGATATTGTCGCGCTGGCCCACGACAACAGCCTCGATGGCTGCTCGTTGACCCCCGGAATGGCCGTGTCCATGCAATGGTTGATACCGGGTACGCAGCTCCATGGCCATGATCATGCATGGTGGCACCTGTTCATCATCCAGTGCGGCAACGGCACCTTGACCCTGGGCGATGCCGAGGCCGTGGGCGTCGGCAGCGGGGACGTGCTGCTGGTGCCGGCCTGGACCCGTCACGGCTTCGTCAATACCAGCGCCACCGAGCCGCTGGCCATGCTCAATATCAGCAACATGCCCCAGGCGCTGCTGCTCGCCAATTGCACCGACAACGTCGGCCTGATCCCCCGCCAGCTGTAA
- the yfcF gene encoding glutathione transferase, which yields MENNRIKLYVGADFVSAFAMSAFVALKEKQLSFELVTLDLKARENYQAKYRDISLTCKIPTLVHAGFALSESSAIAEYLEELAPGHARLFPQDLQQRARARQLQAWLRSDLLVIRKERPFDLVYFGKKDAPLSDDAKAAVERLFFVAERLLEEGAEHLFGDWSIADTDLAIMLNRLVANGDQVPARLAAYVRRQWDRDSVRAWMDIERKAPAIAPAVV from the coding sequence ATGGAAAACAACAGGATTAAACTCTATGTTGGCGCGGATTTTGTCAGCGCTTTTGCGATGTCGGCGTTTGTGGCACTCAAGGAGAAGCAACTTTCATTTGAACTTGTTACGTTGGATTTAAAGGCACGAGAGAACTATCAGGCAAAGTATCGTGATATTTCGCTGACCTGCAAGATTCCCACATTAGTTCACGCAGGCTTTGCACTGTCGGAGTCTTCCGCCATCGCCGAATACCTGGAGGAACTCGCGCCAGGGCATGCAAGGCTTTTCCCCCAGGACCTCCAGCAACGCGCCCGGGCCCGTCAACTCCAGGCCTGGCTGCGCAGCGATTTGCTGGTGATCCGCAAAGAGCGCCCGTTTGACCTGGTGTACTTCGGCAAGAAAGACGCGCCGCTCTCTGACGATGCCAAGGCCGCGGTCGAGCGCCTGTTCTTCGTCGCCGAGCGCTTGCTGGAGGAGGGCGCCGAGCACCTCTTCGGCGACTGGAGCATTGCCGACACGGACCTGGCGATCATGCTCAACCGGCTGGTCGCCAATGGCGATCAAGTCCCGGCGCGACTCGCGGCGTATGTCCGTCGCCAGTGGGATCGCGACAGCGTTCGGGCATGGATGGACATAGAGCGCAAAGCGCCGGCCATCGCACCGGCTGTTGTTTAA
- a CDS encoding KamA family radical SAM protein has protein sequence MQGLSEHERYKPYNARTIRDTPYWHKLTPELQEAMTVVARVMPFRTNEYVLGTLIDWNNIPDDPIFRMTFPHKDMLLADEYASLKHLIEQDDAAAIKQRIEAIWLRMNPHPAGQLTHNGATLDGKVLPGIQHKYRETVLFFPGAGQTCHAYCTFCFRWAQFIGEEELKFNARESQELLSYLRVHTEVTDVLITGGDPLIMNTRSLAGYIEPLLELAHLKSIRIGTKSVAYWPQRFVSDKDAGELLELFRRIIAAGKNLSIMGHYNHPVEIRQDIARQAVERIRATGATLRMQAPVIRHINENPADWADLWTEGVRLGAVPYYMFVERDTGPSHYFAMPLARAFEIFQAAYRTVSGLARTVRGPSMSTFYGKVLINGIETVAGEKVFVLQFLQARDPQWVLRTFYARFDPQATWFDELRPAFGERGFFFQTEPERLLAPAPELIPVLLQTA, from the coding sequence ATGCAAGGACTGTCGGAGCACGAACGCTACAAACCCTATAACGCTCGCACCATTCGCGACACACCGTATTGGCACAAGCTGACGCCTGAGCTGCAGGAAGCCATGACGGTCGTGGCCCGGGTCATGCCGTTTCGCACCAACGAATACGTGCTGGGGACGCTGATCGACTGGAACAACATCCCGGACGATCCGATTTTCCGCATGACTTTTCCCCACAAGGACATGTTGCTGGCCGATGAATATGCCTCGCTCAAGCACCTGATCGAGCAGGATGACGCCGCCGCGATCAAGCAGCGCATCGAGGCGATCTGGCTGCGCATGAACCCCCATCCTGCCGGGCAGCTGACGCACAACGGCGCGACCCTCGATGGAAAGGTCCTGCCGGGCATTCAGCACAAGTACCGCGAAACCGTGCTGTTTTTTCCCGGTGCCGGTCAGACCTGTCATGCGTACTGCACCTTCTGTTTCCGCTGGGCGCAGTTCATCGGCGAGGAGGAGCTCAAGTTCAACGCGCGGGAATCCCAGGAACTGCTGAGCTACCTGCGCGTGCACACGGAAGTGACCGACGTACTGATCACCGGTGGCGATCCACTGATCATGAACACCCGCTCGCTGGCGGGTTACATCGAGCCACTGCTGGAGCTGGCGCATCTCAAGAGCATCCGCATCGGCACCAAATCGGTGGCGTACTGGCCGCAGCGGTTTGTCAGCGACAAGGACGCAGGCGAGTTGCTCGAACTGTTCCGGCGGATCATCGCGGCGGGTAAAAACCTGTCGATCATGGGCCACTACAACCACCCGGTAGAGATTCGCCAGGACATCGCCCGCCAGGCCGTCGAACGCATTCGCGCAACGGGCGCGACCCTGCGCATGCAGGCGCCGGTGATCCGCCATATCAACGAAAACCCCGCCGATTGGGCGGACCTCTGGACCGAAGGCGTACGGCTCGGGGCGGTGCCCTATTACATGTTCGTCGAACGCGACACCGGCCCCAGCCACTACTTCGCGATGCCGCTGGCCCGGGCGTTCGAGATCTTCCAGGCGGCCTATCGCACGGTCTCAGGGCTGGCGCGAACGGTGCGCGGGCCGTCGATGAGCACCTTCTACGGCAAGGTCCTGATCAACGGCATCGAGACCGTCGCCGGGGAGAAAGTTTTCGTGTTGCAGTTCCTCCAGGCCCGGGACCCGCAGTGGGTATTGCGGACCTTTTATGCGCGCTTCGACCCGCAGGCGACCTGGTTCGACGAGCTGCGCCCGGCCTTCGGCGAACGCGGATTTTTCTTTCAGACCGAGCCTGAGCGTTTGCTGGCACCCGCGCCGGAGTTGATACCGGTTCTGCTGCAAACAGCCTAG
- a CDS encoding branched-chain amino acid aminotransferase, with protein MSGIPFDQREGLIWLDGEFVEWSQARLHVLTHGLHYASTVYEGERVYNGKIFKLREHTERLYRSAQLMDFAIPFELDELEAASQQLLQRNNVADGYLRPVAWRGSEMISTSARFNRVHVAIACWQWPSYFDPAARMTGIRLKTATWRRPPPSSSPFEAKASGHYQIATLSKHDAENNGYHDALMLDWRGHVAEATSANVFFAKGRTLHTPVPDCFLDGITRQTVIELARALDYQVIERTILPTELGDFDECFLTGTAAEITPVQSIDEQRYRPGSACSELIAAYTSTVNA; from the coding sequence ATGAGCGGTATCCCGTTTGATCAGCGCGAAGGATTGATCTGGCTCGATGGCGAGTTCGTCGAGTGGTCCCAGGCGCGCCTGCATGTGCTGACCCACGGCTTGCATTACGCAAGCACGGTGTACGAGGGCGAGCGCGTGTACAACGGCAAGATCTTCAAGCTGCGCGAACACACCGAGCGCTTGTATCGCTCGGCGCAGCTGATGGATTTTGCCATCCCGTTCGAACTCGACGAGCTTGAAGCGGCCAGCCAGCAATTGCTGCAACGTAACAATGTGGCCGACGGCTATTTGCGGCCGGTGGCCTGGCGCGGCAGCGAAATGATTTCCACGTCGGCGCGGTTCAATCGCGTGCATGTGGCGATCGCCTGCTGGCAATGGCCAAGCTATTTCGACCCGGCGGCGCGCATGACCGGCATCCGCTTGAAGACTGCCACCTGGCGCCGTCCGCCGCCCAGCAGCAGCCCGTTCGAAGCCAAGGCGTCCGGGCATTACCAGATCGCCACGCTGAGCAAGCACGACGCCGAAAACAACGGTTACCACGACGCCTTGATGCTCGACTGGCGGGGCCACGTCGCCGAAGCCACCAGCGCCAACGTGTTCTTCGCCAAGGGACGGACCTTGCATACGCCGGTGCCTGATTGTTTCCTCGACGGCATTACCCGCCAGACCGTCATCGAGTTGGCCCGGGCGCTGGACTACCAGGTCATCGAACGCACGATCCTGCCCACGGAACTGGGCGACTTCGACGAATGTTTTCTCACCGGCACCGCCGCCGAAATCACCCCGGTACAAAGCATCGATGAACAGCGATACCGACCGGGCAGCGCCTGCAGTGAATTGATTGCCGCTTACACCTCAACCGTAAACGCCTGA
- a CDS encoding TauD/TfdA family dioxygenase: protein MSDQGIVASTPYVSLGHRHEELSNRGWTVLTPGEFAHDVAGTLHEFGPIIPQFNGQMAFAITRKPGYEDLPYSQSMNGIGPHTEAPVYGPPPRYLALHCHQQATCGGGHTGLVDGYAFLKSLEQSEPQLREWLDDTPVEFVATAKPGEPAQTRVREYILTPTEEGDIFRFSYNQFHYGDVNPSKEALQQSQVNNNDSPLARFAVLGEAYFVEHNIPVLIPDGCMLIWDNWRMIHARSRYTDPARNLTRYWLA, encoded by the coding sequence ATGTCAGACCAAGGGATTGTTGCGTCCACACCTTATGTTTCGCTGGGCCATCGCCATGAAGAGTTGTCGAATCGTGGCTGGACTGTGCTGACCCCGGGGGAATTTGCCCACGATGTAGCAGGAACACTGCATGAGTTCGGCCCGATCATTCCGCAGTTCAATGGCCAGATGGCGTTCGCCATCACCCGCAAGCCGGGCTACGAGGACTTGCCGTACTCCCAAAGCATGAACGGCATCGGCCCGCACACCGAAGCGCCGGTGTATGGCCCGCCACCGCGTTACCTGGCGCTGCATTGCCATCAACAGGCGACCTGTGGCGGCGGTCACACTGGGCTGGTGGACGGTTACGCATTCTTGAAGTCGCTGGAGCAATCCGAGCCGCAACTACGCGAGTGGCTCGATGACACGCCGGTGGAGTTCGTCGCCACGGCCAAGCCCGGTGAACCGGCGCAAACCCGGGTCAGGGAATACATCCTGACACCCACCGAGGAAGGCGATATTTTCCGCTTCAGCTACAACCAGTTTCACTACGGCGATGTGAATCCATCGAAGGAAGCCTTGCAACAATCACAGGTCAACAACAACGACTCGCCGCTGGCCAGGTTTGCCGTGCTCGGCGAAGCGTACTTCGTCGAACACAACATCCCGGTACTGATTCCCGACGGATGCATGCTGATTTGGGATAACTGGCGGATGATTCATGCCCGCAGCCGATACACTGACCCGGCGCGCAACCTGACCCGCTACTGGCTGGCCTGA
- a CDS encoding diiron oxygenase yields the protein MQTAIEIAQVDHQLIVRLNQAWTKRAAVCSPDRAQINEVFDPARPDYPECMVPFFHHPKFQALSDELKSKVVTWGWIGYNLRTVTAEEHVVNPALSVLANQYLGKDDWHFREAMQQTLIDEHYHTLMHLRAIERTKLDRALDQDLQLPPSVTYLRLKALREELSEPWQRDLAAITFAVVAEISVNAYLDLLAEDQTIQPQNRRVAELHNRDEYAHSKVLAEVAKVMYANMPPIQREFFARNLSVALSAFIAQDYSMWEAILTQLGVEDAESIIADTRESNRNATIMRDYSGLHKLAHDLGISEQIDFDFRPTLKATAAA from the coding sequence ATGCAAACAGCAATCGAGATCGCCCAGGTCGATCATCAACTGATCGTACGGCTCAATCAGGCCTGGACCAAACGCGCCGCAGTCTGTTCGCCGGACAGGGCGCAGATCAATGAAGTGTTCGACCCGGCACGCCCGGATTACCCGGAGTGCATGGTGCCGTTTTTCCATCACCCGAAATTCCAGGCCTTGAGTGATGAGCTCAAAAGCAAGGTGGTGACCTGGGGCTGGATCGGCTACAACCTGCGCACCGTCACCGCCGAGGAACACGTGGTGAACCCGGCACTGAGCGTCCTCGCCAATCAGTACCTGGGCAAGGACGACTGGCATTTTCGCGAAGCGATGCAGCAGACCCTGATCGACGAGCACTACCACACCCTCATGCACCTGCGGGCCATCGAGCGGACCAAGCTGGATCGCGCACTGGACCAGGATCTGCAGTTGCCGCCATCGGTGACGTACCTGCGCCTCAAGGCCCTGCGCGAGGAGCTGTCCGAGCCATGGCAGCGCGACCTGGCGGCGATCACCTTCGCGGTGGTGGCCGAGATTAGCGTCAATGCCTATCTCGACCTGCTGGCGGAGGACCAGACCATCCAGCCGCAAAACCGCCGCGTGGCCGAACTGCACAACCGCGACGAATACGCCCACAGCAAGGTGCTGGCCGAAGTGGCCAAGGTGATGTACGCCAACATGCCGCCGATACAGCGGGAATTTTTCGCCCGCAACCTGTCGGTGGCGCTGAGTGCCTTCATCGCCCAGGACTACTCGATGTGGGAGGCGATCCTCACGCAGCTCGGGGTCGAGGACGCCGAGTCGATCATTGCCGACACCCGCGAGAGCAACAGGAACGCGACGATCATGCGCGACTACAGTGGCCTGCATAAGCTGGCACACGACCTGGGCATCAGCGAGCAGATCGACTTCGATTTTCGTCCGACCCTCAAAGCCACCGCAGCCGCCTGA